CCCAGGGGGTCTTCTTCCTATTGACTTGAGCCAAATCAGACTCCAGCCATTTGTACTGAGGCGACTCCACATAAAACTTCGTGTAAGAACCCAACATTATTATGTGAGTCCCAGCAACATCAAAAGAGTAATATAAGTTCGATTTGGATCCACTCTCTTCGTATGGCATCAGCCACCTGCTATTGTAGGCCGTGAAGCCTTGGGGATGGTCGGGTATCATGATCTCGATGTCGTGGTTCCCTTCGGTCACCATCCATGGGCGGCGGCTCGCGTAGGGCTCCACTAGGCGGCCGAAAGAGTCCCACAGAGGTTGCTGGCCATTGGCGTATGATAAATCACCAGGTAACAAAAACACGTCGTAGTCTTCACTATCAACATGTGCTAGGGTTGATGCAGTCCATTCCGTCTGTCCTAGGTCGCCTGCACgtaaaaggatatatatatttatataaaaaaattctatacatcatacTATTATCCTAATATGTATGATGTGGAATAAGATCAATTAGTAGATTTTAAGGTTATGTGGTTTGACTAATTAGTTTGATCAAGGTTTCAGAACTTACTGGTTAAAAAGACAAACCGATTATAATATTGTATCAACCTATCTATTCcagtttttcttaattttgatgttaATTTAGAGTTTGATCAACATTCTCATTATAAATTGTCCGACCAATTATTCAACCCTTGGTGTACGTTTGGCTATTATATTCTCTTTAATTACTCGAGTAACTCCTAATTAATAAATAGCTAATCTTCAGAGTTCAGccatttaaaatgaataacaaAAATCCACTGTAAACGGTAAAAGAgatgtataattataatatcttccaaaactaaaaaatatagaacGATCAGGTCATCATGTCCATATATGGCTGGGGGTCAGGATCATTCCCCTCGGCTCTTACGTACGTATACTCTTAGGATCAACACGGCGAATgtttcgtttggatagtgaaagcgtttcatctcatctcatcttatcattataactttctaaaattttcatataaaatataataaacaatctaactttttcaaattctaaaacaataataatattaaaaaaaataatattctaataatattttatttaacttttatctaaaacatcttatctcatctcattatctaaaccgCAGCTTAATTATTGTGGGTTTAAGGCCATAATAATGTGgtctacatatatatttatatattatacagcAAGTACGGGTTAAAATTAAGggttacaattttattttttatttttttaaatcaaggcGCCACTTGCATGTATGCCTTTGTAAAGGCAGATAAGTCGTTTTTAAAAGTTCCCGTGACATTTTTCCTTGTAAAATATGCTTCCAAACTATATTCAAGTACTGTAAACATATATCTGTTATTCTCATAATTAAACATGATCACATTAGAGATAATAAGGTAGGGGGGCTATAATTATAATGTGGGATTAAGATACGCTAGCTTCTACGTACTAAACTAAAATTAATCAGATGATCAATAACTTACCAACCACCGCAAATTCAATAGGAAATGTCGAAGGGGGTGTCTTGAAGGAGAATTCGGGGCCTGAACCTCCACATCTGTAGAAATAGGTGGTGCTGGGCTCCAATGGTCCAATCTTAGTGTGGTGGATCTTACCTGAACTATACTTGAAGTAAGTATATTCTGTATGTTCTCCCCTTGCCTTTGCATCATATTTCCCTTTCTCCGTTCCATATTCCACAATTGAAGGTGCTTGTTTGTCATCAGTAATCCATGTAACTCTCATGTGATCTCTCCCTACCAGAGATATATGCACCTGACGTACGTcatggaaaatatatatgaagatacAGTAATATACATGTATTTGTGATCATAATTAACCTCGTATTTTATATATGTGCATGAAATTAAAATCATGGAACATGGCAAATAATGGGTATGAAGGCATAGATGGATCAGAGAGAGAAAGGCAGAGatcagacagacagacagacagagagagagagacctgttGAGGGTCAGAGTCCGATCGATCATGTTGGGTTCGAATGATCGGCCGAGGAGGTTGACGAGAAAAATCATCGTTCTCTGATTGTACTAGGAGTACTTGAGGGAAGATCATGAAAATGGTCAGAAGGAGAGGGAAATGGAATACGCGTGCCCGCATGATCTtcttcattactgttgatgtaaGCTAAAGGAGGGCCGGTCCCAATTTTTTGGAGAGTTTGGGGAAATTAATAAGACGTTGGGTTTGAAAGTTTGATGCTTGAAGCAAGTTTAAgggaatattttttgttatgctTACAAGCATCATGAATAATCCGTAACTTCTTGCCACTTTCTTCCGCAATTCGATCACTGCTTGCTAAGTTTGCACGGCTTCCCACTATTCGTTCTGGGTTTCTAATCGTGTAAACTAGGGTTGACTCACCAATGGGTACCACAGGTTCTGCTCTTCACATGCTTACAcgctttctaattttttttttgttgaatttccTCTTTtgatatctattatatatataatataagctGTCTATACTATTAGGCTACAAGTTTCTATTAATCCACTTTcttaattagttttaattaatttctattagAAGGAATATTAATAAATGGAAAATACTATTCCCACAGAAATGTTTTACCGAAAACTTTTAccgaaattgtattttatttttttatttttacttagtgattaaggaattaaatgaatttatgatttttttatatttttaaaaaatatttaaagtgtttaaaaaaatgattgaaaaaaaagtaaaaaaaaaaaaaacatttgccttTGTAGCAGTTtcctaaataaatatatacgaaGGATTCagtctttttttaaatacattttatatatgaaagaataattagtttataatacttatatattgtaaaaaaaaaagaagaaataaattgtaATTATCCCGACAAGCATTCtgctataactttttttttttccctgtaatTACGCTTACCTTATTCTGGTTAATTTCGTTGTAATTTAAGTAAATGTTAAATCATGGAACTTCTGTTTGCTACGTGGGGCATCAGAAGCAGTGCGGTAACTATGGCCGTGTTGAATTCAGTAAATTGAAGTGAAGTCCAACTCAACCTGAAGTGGGCATGCTTTGCAAGTGGTCAGACCTGGACGTTTATGTGCATATGAATGTCTAATGTGAATAAGAGCGAACCCGTTTAATTAGGATGTGCGACAACTCAACATGCCTCTCGGCCATTGTCGTACGTTGCAGCTGTGCATAGTAAGAAATATACTTAGAAGTctgtttattaaaatattaaaaatataattaatataaaaagctacattattttacttaattcaaaaaaatatttatattttaattttttaataactgtAGTCATGAGTTATATAATAAACAgtatgtttataaattatacacccactaattataaatagcataattatatatagatgggACATAAACTAGTATTGCACTTAGCAACAACACTCATATCTGAAAGGCAGAGGCAGAAACTTGCAGCAACCAACAACACATtatggaaaaagaaattatatgaataagttactatttattcttacacctcatatttataaattttttatagagtatgagagtattttttatagattgtAGGATGTAAAGTGGTGAATAGTAGTTGATTAGAAGaattttttctgtaaaaatataaataaaatcattattcttGATTGCGATTATACAATCATTGCAGCAGAAAATACAGCCCGTGAACAAAATTGTCGATGTAGGAATTCTCAAGCCCTGGGCTTAGCAGTAACTCTCGCTATTTAATTAGTATGGTCTCACCTCCTGCCCAACCTTGCTATCATCATACATCACTGCCCTCACAGCCCTGCACACTCCCTCCCTAGTAAATAGCCCGtcttcttcacatttttcaacCTCAACTCCTAATTTTAGATCTCTGGCCATCTCCCTCGCAATGATATGTTGTTCCACAGCGTGTGGCAGAAGCACTAATTGGCACTCACTCACTAGGCCGCCTTCAGCTGAAGAGTTTGACCCGCAATGTGTCACAAAGCACCCCACATGCAGAAGGGTGCCGCAGAATCAACTGCTGCTGAACCCACTCCCCATGAACAAGCCCTCTTCCctatttgttttagttttaattttttacatgcacgagtgtctgcatgtgatatctagctagctagcaattaGGAATTCCTACATCTCTGTTGatgttatgatatatatatgtattgcatCTGGTTGTAATAAGTTTTCTTTGGTTTTGATTGTTATGGTATCAATTTTGTCAGGGGATTAATTCTATAtcatactaatattagtatatatgaaTTATTGACAGAAGAAAGgagcttaattaattacttgcAAACAGTACTAGTACTGCTGCAAATGCCTGATCTGTTTGGCCACAGCAAATGGCCATGCATATCAGTAAGAGGGTTCACATCTGAAGCATTCATTTTCTTTGCCATCATTGGCAAGTGGTCACATTAGTCCTTGCGCGTGCCTTACGTTGCCTGCCACGTACATTAATCTCGCTCCATTAACTTCAAAAGATATCAAAACACCAAGAGAAACAATTAGTGCAGTTTTTGTGTCGGTACAGCCATAATTCATATGCCTACTGtcattaatattattgaaacCCTACCATGCTCTGAAAAaccagaaaatatttaaattaagtaGATTATCCTTGTCAGAGACTGATCATAGTCATAGGCCGACGCCAAATATACAATAGGACAAATTTCTGATTTCACATTATATCATTATGAAATGAttgcagctatatatatatatatatggctgcaAATGACGAGCCCTTAATGCGGAAATAAATTTCTGATTTCATACTGATCTTATGGTTGCTGAATTTCTACATgcatgatgatcatatatatatatatatgtatgtagtaTGAATTAAAAAggttctgtaattttttttgaagtgattATTTGGATAAATAAACTAAATTGTGGCAGTACCGAACGTACATGAGCTGCATGGGTTTTGAAGAGATGCTAGCTAGCGCTGGTCAGAACGATATATAACAGGTCAGTAATTGATCAGATAATTACAAGTTCCGTCGGAAAGTTAATttgtaaaacataaaattagaattgatatttataattatagattatataaatgttacgaactcattttattttttaaaataaaataaaaaatacacgaCGCACAATCCATAACTATCTAGCATTAATCGTATAAAAACTCGTTTTCGTAAGCTGCCACTGAAAATAAAAACGTCCCTACATAGCCTGCATTCACCCTTTCCGTGACGAAATCTTTGATCTTGCAACCAAATATTGGACCTATCTATAACTCTTTCTTgtccaaatatataatattaaatataatataacatcatGAATAGAATATATTCCAGGTTTAATTGAAAGCCAAATATTGCCTATAATTAAATTCCTGGAATATTCTCTCCAACACGTAAGTGTTTTCTGTATGTGAATGCTACCTCGACTAGCTGTCAAGAAGCCGCTAGCTAGATTGGCCGTAAACGTTGTTAATTAGTATGTCATGCCAATGACTCACAGCTCACAGCTCACAGCTCACAGCTCACAGCTCACAGCTCACAGCTTAGCTACCTGCTACCCACCCACATAAACATACGATCGTGGAGAcaacacatgatatataatatagatgtAATATTGAAGGGAGACATTTGTACTGTTCCATTCCGGGCCGCTTGGGTTCTGATTTTCCGAGGTGAGGGTTCTTTGATATTCTCTTCTCGATCATCAttcatattcttcttctttccgcTTCGTGGGCAGTGCCAATAGTTTACttcatcaataaataaaaagaagaagatcgaAGAAAGAAAACAGTTACCTGTCTGCTGGCACCATGGCTGTGCGAGGAGGGCTGGGGCTGTTTCTAACATCAGTACTACTGGCCATGGCCTTCGCCGGATTCTTTGGTGGCGTAGATTCCTACAATCGGCCGCCTATGCGCAAGACCCTCGTCGTTCGTAATCTCGCGGACGATCTTGACGCTGTTTCTCCGCAACAGGTACGTCGATTGATCTATCTAATTATGTATTCACTTAattcaattataaatatatagtagtac
This genomic interval from Juglans regia cultivar Chandler chromosome 3, Walnut 2.0, whole genome shotgun sequence contains the following:
- the LOC108985698 gene encoding purple acid phosphatase 22-like, whose product is MKKIMRARVFHFPLLLTIFMIFPQVLLVQSENDDFSRQPPRPIIRTQHDRSDSDPQQVHISLVGRDHMRVTWITDDKQAPSIVEYGTEKGKYDAKARGEHTEYTYFKYSSGKIHHTKIGPLEPSTTYFYRCGGSGPEFSFKTPPSTFPIEFAVVGDLGQTEWTASTLAHVDSEDYDVFLLPGDLSYANGQQPLWDSFGRLVEPYASRRPWMVTEGNHDIEIMIPDHPQGFTAYNSRWLMPYEESGSKSNLYYSFDVAGTHIIMLGSYTKFYVESPQYKWLESDLAQVNRKKTPWVLVLLHAPWYNTNTAHQGEGEIMRQTMEKLLYKARVDLVFAGHVHAYERFTRIYRNKHNPCGPVYITIGDGGNREGLALEYLEPASPLSLYREPSFGHGRLRILNETHAYWSWHRNNDADALVADTVWLESLSTSKTCQNTVDEEATTSFVNNEL